From the bacterium genome, one window contains:
- a CDS encoding amidohydrolase, with protein MRMNMIIAAGAAVMAVTIFFHGCSEKKSRADLILKNGVIFTGTEDGIVEAIAIKKDRIIAAGPFNEIDKLITEKTRIIDLDGKFACAGFNDAHLHLLSGGLSMLEVDLTGASSLREIRRRIANKIRTLGPGAWILGRGWDQNLLPGKKWPTRRVLDMVAPDVPIYLRRICGHAALVNTKALRISHITKDTPDPPGGEIVHDPKTGEPIGILKDSAMELVSQYIPGPSKEQKIKAVKRALDEFRRFGITSVSENTSADMFSMYSDLEKQGKLTCRISEMVPVETGFDKCEKLRKKYRGPYVRFGLLKAFADGSLGARSAALFEPYSDNPSTKGLIQYSQNEINTLVAEADKRGFQMGIHAIGTRANYMILNAYEFAQKKNGKRDSRHRIEHAQILIQDGIPRFKELGVIASMQPFHCIDDMHWAEKFIGPRRCRYAYAWRSLMSNGANVAFGTDWPIAPLNPLVSIYAAVTRMDTTGYPAGGWFPDQRLTVKEALLNYTRTSAYAEFCEKEKGVLKKGMLADIVVLDKNILKVFPEDILKTKVVYTIVGGKIVYEKGK; from the coding sequence ATGAGAATGAACATGATTATAGCAGCAGGGGCAGCAGTTATGGCAGTAACAATATTTTTTCACGGATGCAGCGAAAAGAAATCAAGAGCTGATTTAATTTTAAAAAACGGAGTTATTTTTACAGGGACAGAGGATGGAATTGTAGAAGCAATAGCAATAAAAAAGGACAGGATCATTGCAGCAGGCCCTTTTAATGAAATTGATAAATTGATAACTGAGAAAACCAGGATAATTGATCTTGATGGCAAGTTTGCATGTGCAGGTTTCAACGATGCACATCTTCATCTTTTAAGCGGCGGGTTGAGCATGCTTGAGGTTGACCTGACAGGTGCATCTTCTTTAAGAGAGATAAGAAGAAGGATTGCAAACAAGATTAGAACCCTGGGTCCGGGTGCATGGATTCTTGGAAGAGGGTGGGACCAAAATCTTCTGCCCGGGAAAAAGTGGCCGACAAGGAGAGTGCTTGATATGGTCGCACCGGATGTCCCGATATATTTAAGAAGAATCTGCGGCCATGCGGCTTTGGTTAATACAAAAGCCCTTCGGATATCACATATTACAAAAGATACACCTGATCCCCCTGGAGGAGAAATAGTACACGATCCGAAGACAGGAGAACCCATAGGAATTTTAAAAGACTCTGCAATGGAATTAGTGTCCCAATATATTCCCGGCCCGTCAAAAGAGCAGAAGATAAAAGCAGTAAAACGCGCTCTTGATGAGTTCAGAAGATTTGGCATTACAAGTGTTTCCGAGAACACATCTGCAGATATGTTCAGTATGTACAGTGACTTAGAGAAGCAGGGAAAGTTGACCTGCCGTATTTCTGAAATGGTTCCGGTTGAAACAGGTTTTGACAAATGTGAAAAACTGAGGAAAAAATACAGGGGCCCGTATGTCCGTTTCGGCCTTTTAAAGGCATTTGCAGACGGCAGCCTTGGTGCGAGAAGTGCGGCACTTTTTGAGCCGTATTCCGATAATCCGTCAACCAAGGGTTTAATTCAATACTCTCAGAATGAAATAAATACCCTTGTTGCAGAAGCCGATAAAAGAGGCTTTCAAATGGGGATTCATGCAATCGGCACAAGGGCCAATTATATGATTTTAAATGCTTATGAATTTGCGCAGAAGAAAAACGGAAAGAGAGATTCCAGGCATAGAATTGAGCATGCTCAGATTCTGATTCAAGATGGAATTCCGCGTTTTAAAGAACTCGGAGTTATTGCATCAATGCAGCCTTTTCACTGTATTGATGACATGCACTGGGCGGAAAAGTTTATAGGCCCAAGAAGGTGCCGTTATGCTTATGCATGGAGGAGCCTTATGAGTAATGGCGCCAATGTTGCTTTTGGCACTGATTGGCCCATTGCACCTCTTAATCCTCTTGTAAGCATCTATGCCGCAGTAACAAGAATGGATACAACAGGATATCCTGCAGGAGGCTGGTTCCCGGACCAGAGGCTGACTGTTAAAGAGGCGCTCCTGAACTATACAAGGACATCGGCTTATGCAGAATTTTGTGAGAAGGAAAAAGGTGTTTTAAAAAAGGGCATGCTTGCAGATATAGTTGTTTTGGATAAAAATATTTTAAAAGTTTTTCCGGAAGATATTTTAAAAACAAAAGTTGTTTATACAATAGTCGGCGGAAAGATTGTATACGAGAAGGGGAAGTGA
- a CDS encoding MjaI family restriction endonuclease: MAKEWILNNTMNRFQLNFKRNVGPTSESIRRCSPKTLDEWKNYYFKNVRSKEHIEELGKKLYVKITEVIQSEVEEITEDDCINYMFQLIIDRTFDGYMTEIKTIYGQLQEILEKEFLKIKIEPAPDEWDRLFNVDFFIKISKSFIGLQIKPVSSGIQLSQIFKERKIQRNTHNEFTAKYGGRVFYIFSVKESGKKQIANPDVIDEIKVEIRRLVEER, encoded by the coding sequence ATGGCAAAAGAGTGGATACTGAATAATACAATGAACAGATTCCAACTTAATTTTAAAAGGAATGTTGGGCCCACCTCGGAATCAATCAGACGATGTTCTCCTAAAACACTGGATGAATGGAAAAATTACTATTTTAAAAATGTTCGTTCAAAAGAACATATAGAAGAACTCGGCAAAAAGTTATATGTAAAAATTACTGAAGTTATTCAGTCAGAAGTTGAAGAAATAACAGAAGACGATTGCATAAATTATATGTTTCAACTTATTATTGACAGAACATTTGATGGATATATGACAGAAATAAAAACTATTTATGGGCAATTGCAGGAAATACTGGAAAAGGAATTTTTAAAGATAAAAATTGAACCCGCCCCTGATGAATGGGATAGATTGTTCAATGTTGATTTTTTTATTAAAATTAGTAAGAGTTTTATCGGCCTGCAAATAAAACCGGTTAGCAGTGGAATACAGTTATCTCAGATATTTAAGGAAAGAAAAATTCAAAGAAATACTCACAATGAATTTACTGCTAAATATGGTGGGAGAGTATTTTATATCTTTTCAGTAAAGGAGAGTGGGAAAAAACAAATTGCAAATCCTGATGTAATAGATGAAATAAAAGTTGAAATCAGAAGATTAGTTGAAGAGAGATAA
- a CDS encoding D-alanine--D-alanine ligase: MTKKKIAVIFGGRSPEHTISITSAMGILQNIDRSEYEVVPVRISMEGEWNYLPDLELPESLEDLKNPGFPAFLGDPSTAGLIVMENDKFRTLKLDAVFPVLHGPFGEDGTIQGQIHMAGLPCVGAGIAASALGMDKVLMKEIFLQDELPAVDFIWFLRSAWREKQKEITQAVEKEIGFPCFVKPANAGSSVGITKVKDVSSLVPAVDEAAQYDRKILIEKGINGREFECGILGNDKPEASVVGEIIPANEFYDYDAKYEDKGSKTEAPADIPHEISERVRNLAKKAFTAIDCSGMARVDFLYDTEKNEIYLNEINTIPGFTPISMYPVLWDKSGVTYSELITRLIELAFERFDDLSQSNIVMKI, encoded by the coding sequence ATGACAAAAAAGAAAATTGCAGTTATTTTCGGAGGGAGGTCTCCGGAGCATACAATATCCATAACTTCTGCAATGGGCATTTTACAAAACATAGACCGCAGTGAATATGAAGTTGTGCCTGTCAGAATTTCCATGGAAGGCGAATGGAACTATCTTCCGGATCTCGAGCTCCCCGAATCATTGGAGGATCTTAAAAACCCGGGGTTCCCTGCATTCCTGGGTGACCCTTCCACAGCAGGGCTGATAGTCATGGAAAATGATAAATTCCGAACTTTAAAACTTGATGCTGTATTCCCTGTACTTCACGGCCCGTTCGGAGAGGACGGGACAATTCAGGGCCAGATTCATATGGCAGGGCTGCCGTGCGTGGGCGCTGGTATTGCAGCTTCTGCTCTAGGTATGGATAAAGTTTTGATGAAAGAAATTTTTTTACAGGATGAACTGCCTGCAGTTGATTTTATATGGTTTCTGCGTTCAGCATGGAGAGAAAAACAAAAAGAGATTACACAGGCAGTTGAAAAAGAGATAGGATTCCCCTGTTTTGTAAAACCGGCAAATGCAGGGTCCAGTGTGGGGATTACAAAGGTTAAAGATGTCTCTTCCCTGGTTCCTGCAGTTGATGAAGCAGCGCAGTATGACCGCAAAATACTGATTGAAAAGGGTATTAACGGCAGAGAGTTTGAATGCGGTATTCTGGGGAATGATAAACCTGAAGCTTCTGTAGTTGGAGAGATAATTCCTGCAAATGAGTTTTATGATTATGATGCCAAATATGAAGACAAAGGCAGTAAAACTGAAGCACCTGCAGATATCCCTCATGAAATTTCAGAACGAGTAAGAAATCTTGCAAAAAAAGCATTTACTGCAATTGACTGCTCAGGCATGGCAAGAGTTGATTTTCTATACGATACTGAAAAAAACGAGATTTATTTAAATGAGATAAATACAATACCGGGATTTACTCCAATCAGCATGTACCCTGTTTTATGGGACAAATCAGGAGTTACTTATTCCGAACTTATAACCAGGTTAATTGAGCTTGCTTTTGAACGGTTTGATGATTTGTCTCAATCCAATATTGTAATGAAGATATGA
- a CDS encoding ABC transporter ATP-binding protein, with protein MIKLNNLSKSFGTLNAVDSVSVEIPDGQICGYLGPNGAGKTTTVKMLTTILSPDSGTAEIDGFDVRTQSLEVKKRIGYVPESGSIYKSLTPYEFLSFAGKLHKIDASVLEDRIKEFSRFFGFTDQLHSRMITFSKGEKQRIVITAALIHNPSVLFLDEPLSGLDATTVLKFKELLRDMAAQGKTVFYCSHILEVVEKLCDRVVIIDNGRIIKDGSVSELKKMTKLSSLEDVFRKLTMTENVDDAVAAVSKSISSSGES; from the coding sequence ATGATAAAGCTTAATAATCTGTCAAAGAGTTTCGGCACATTAAATGCAGTTGACAGTGTCAGTGTTGAAATACCTGACGGCCAGATATGCGGATATCTCGGGCCTAATGGTGCAGGAAAAACAACTACAGTTAAAATGCTTACAACAATACTGAGCCCTGACAGCGGCACAGCGGAGATAGACGGATTTGATGTAAGAACTCAGTCTCTCGAAGTAAAAAAACGTATAGGATATGTACCTGAATCAGGCAGTATTTACAAGAGCCTGACTCCGTACGAATTTTTATCCTTTGCAGGCAAACTGCACAAAATTGATGCTTCAGTTCTTGAAGACAGGATAAAGGAATTTTCCCGGTTCTTTGGCTTTACGGATCAACTCCACTCACGCATGATTACATTCTCCAAAGGAGAAAAACAGCGGATAGTTATTACAGCAGCGCTTATTCATAATCCCTCGGTTCTGTTTCTTGATGAACCATTAAGCGGGCTTGATGCGACAACTGTGCTTAAATTCAAGGAATTACTGAGAGATATGGCTGCACAGGGAAAGACTGTTTTTTACTGTTCCCACATTCTTGAAGTCGTTGAAAAATTGTGCGACAGAGTGGTAATCATAGACAACGGCAGAATAATTAAAGACGGATCTGTATCAGAATTAAAAAAGATGACAAAACTTTCATCTCTTGAAGATGTATTCAGAAAGCTTACCATGACTGAAAACGTTGATGATGCTGTAGCTGCAGTGTCAAAAAGTATAAGCAGCAGCGGAGAATCATGA
- a CDS encoding 4Fe-4S binding protein: MPRLNIKDLEAVALKEKEKLSRYKGMVMVCNGTGCVSAGGFKIKDKLEEVIKAKGLDKDYLVVGTGCNGFCAMGPICVIQPEGTFYQKIKEEDVEELVESHLVKGKPLERLLHKDPVSGAVNEKIDDISFFSKQQLIALRNKGLIDPENINHYIARGGYRALKKVFEEKDPDGIIQTVIKSGIRGRGGGGFPTGIKWQSGKKAADEKKEDIYIICNGDEGDPGAFMDRSIIEADPHTIIEGMVIGAYAVGAKEGFIYLRKEYPLALSRFKIALDQARESGFLGKDILGTGFEFDIAVHQGAGAFVCGESTALMASMSGRAGEPRAKYVHNTEVGFRDKPTILNNVETWANIPMIIEKGSEWFSAIGSGDVSKSPWNGSSGTKVFSLVGDINNTGLVEVPMGISLREIIYDIGGGIPNNREFKAVQTGGPSGGCIPASKLDMPVDFDSLTEAGSMMGSGGMIVMDDHTCMVDVARYFINFLMDESCGKCTPCREGLFALNNILTGITKGEGKEGDIEKLEEICHTVKEASLCQLGQSAPNPVLSTIRYFREEYEEHIRDKKCRAGVCKSLIKYSINDNCTGCHVCAVNCPVQAISGNVKEMHSIDPEVCIKCGICYEVCKFNAVEVR, translated from the coding sequence ATGCCAAGATTGAATATAAAAGATTTAGAAGCCGTGGCCCTGAAAGAAAAGGAGAAACTGAGCAGGTACAAAGGCATGGTAATGGTCTGTAATGGTACCGGGTGCGTTTCTGCCGGGGGCTTTAAAATAAAAGATAAACTTGAAGAGGTTATTAAAGCAAAAGGTCTGGATAAAGATTATCTCGTAGTTGGTACAGGGTGTAACGGATTTTGTGCAATGGGACCTATCTGTGTTATACAGCCTGAAGGTACTTTTTATCAGAAAATTAAAGAAGAGGATGTTGAAGAGCTTGTTGAGAGCCATCTTGTAAAAGGGAAACCTCTTGAAAGGCTTCTTCATAAAGACCCTGTTTCAGGCGCTGTAAATGAGAAGATAGATGATATTTCATTTTTTTCCAAACAGCAGCTCATTGCACTTCGCAATAAGGGGCTTATAGACCCTGAAAATATCAATCACTACATTGCGAGAGGCGGATACAGGGCGCTGAAAAAAGTTTTTGAAGAAAAAGATCCCGACGGAATTATTCAAACAGTAATAAAATCAGGAATAAGAGGAAGAGGAGGCGGCGGATTTCCCACAGGAATAAAATGGCAGTCCGGTAAGAAAGCAGCAGATGAGAAAAAAGAAGATATCTATATTATATGTAATGGCGATGAAGGCGATCCCGGTGCTTTTATGGATCGTTCCATAATTGAAGCGGATCCCCACACTATAATAGAAGGCATGGTGATCGGGGCTTACGCAGTCGGAGCAAAAGAAGGATTTATCTATCTTAGAAAAGAGTACCCTCTTGCACTCAGCCGTTTTAAAATTGCACTTGACCAGGCAAGAGAAAGCGGATTTCTCGGTAAAGATATTCTTGGAACAGGGTTTGAATTTGATATTGCAGTCCATCAGGGCGCAGGAGCTTTTGTGTGCGGAGAGAGTACAGCTCTAATGGCTTCAATGTCAGGAAGGGCAGGAGAGCCAAGAGCCAAATATGTTCATAATACTGAAGTCGGATTCAGAGACAAGCCTACTATTCTTAACAATGTGGAGACATGGGCAAATATTCCGATGATTATTGAAAAGGGCTCGGAGTGGTTTTCAGCAATCGGGAGCGGTGATGTGAGTAAAAGCCCGTGGAACGGCTCATCCGGCACAAAGGTTTTCTCCCTTGTGGGTGATATAAACAACACAGGCCTTGTTGAAGTCCCCATGGGCATTTCTCTGCGTGAAATAATCTATGATATCGGCGGCGGAATACCGAACAACAGAGAATTTAAGGCAGTACAGACAGGAGGCCCCTCAGGCGGCTGCATACCTGCATCTAAGCTTGATATGCCTGTGGATTTTGACTCTCTGACCGAAGCAGGCTCTATGATGGGTTCAGGCGGCATGATTGTAATGGATGATCATACATGTATGGTTGATGTTGCAAGATATTTTATAAATTTTCTTATGGATGAATCTTGCGGAAAGTGTACACCATGCCGTGAAGGCCTCTTTGCATTGAACAATATTTTGACAGGAATTACAAAGGGAGAGGGTAAAGAGGGCGATATTGAGAAACTTGAGGAGATATGCCATACTGTAAAAGAGGCAAGTCTCTGTCAGTTGGGCCAATCAGCTCCCAATCCGGTTCTTTCCACAATAAGATACTTCCGCGAGGAGTATGAGGAACACATAAGAGATAAAAAGTGCAGAGCCGGTGTATGTAAGAGCCTTATTAAATATTCCATAAATGATAATTGTACGGGTTGTCATGTCTGTGCAGTGAACTGTCCGGTACAAGCGATATCCGGAAATGTAAAAGAGATGCATTCAATAGATCCTGAAGTTTGTATTAAATGCGGCATCTGCTATGAAGTCTGCAAATTTAACGCAGTGGAGGTGCGATAA
- a CDS encoding NAD(P)H-dependent oxidoreductase subunit E: protein MSQSAVDAMRKAHELLAAYDFKVIELERGYARRTLRIDLDTNRITEHPVTQKTIDLWTGGKGFDLWLMFQEIDKNTKWNDPNNPICFSPGPLGGTTSFPGTGKTLVTSISPITKSIMDCNVGGYFGPYLKFSGYDALMVIGKAKEDVIVLIDAQTGKISIEKAPEESVNSHLLAEELTEMYADNELDRRNVSVVSSGRGAEHTHMGVLNFSFYDWRRRQPRLKQAGRGGIGTVFRNKNLKAVVVRNKDITPAWRVAENKVQKMVQPDNIPHCDCTAEIEQICEKWNNDPEYVIEMMQDVQERYRCIPPETLDVINSRTRTPKAYLYHIATFYKTFSLEEKGEKTIQVCMGTACHVKGSAKILDGFERELNIKTGETTKDKKFSLEAVACLGACSLAPVVKIGDNVLGGVQVKDVKKIIKNAEQE from the coding sequence ATGTCACAAAGTGCAGTTGACGCAATGCGGAAAGCGCACGAACTATTGGCCGCCTATGATTTTAAAGTAATTGAGCTGGAAAGAGGGTACGCCAGGCGGACTCTGCGAATCGATCTTGATACAAACCGGATAACCGAACATCCGGTTACTCAGAAGACGATTGATCTCTGGACAGGAGGGAAGGGCTTTGATCTGTGGCTCATGTTTCAGGAGATTGATAAAAACACAAAATGGAATGATCCCAATAACCCGATATGTTTTTCTCCCGGGCCTTTGGGGGGCACAACATCTTTCCCCGGAACAGGAAAGACACTGGTTACTTCAATCTCGCCCATTACTAAATCGATTATGGATTGTAATGTAGGCGGATATTTTGGCCCCTATCTTAAATTTTCCGGATATGATGCGTTAATGGTTATCGGCAAGGCAAAAGAGGATGTAATTGTTCTAATTGATGCTCAGACGGGAAAAATCAGTATTGAGAAAGCTCCTGAAGAAAGTGTTAATTCTCACCTGCTTGCAGAAGAACTTACAGAGATGTACGCTGATAATGAACTTGACCGCAGGAATGTATCTGTTGTATCATCTGGCAGAGGTGCTGAACATACACACATGGGTGTCCTGAACTTTTCATTTTATGACTGGCGAAGAAGGCAACCCAGGCTTAAACAGGCAGGAAGAGGAGGAATTGGGACGGTTTTCCGCAATAAAAATCTGAAAGCAGTTGTTGTCAGGAATAAAGACATAACCCCTGCGTGGAGAGTTGCGGAGAATAAGGTCCAAAAAATGGTACAGCCGGATAATATCCCTCATTGTGACTGTACTGCTGAAATTGAGCAGATATGCGAAAAGTGGAACAATGATCCTGAATATGTTATTGAGATGATGCAGGATGTTCAGGAAAGATACCGTTGTATTCCTCCTGAAACTCTCGATGTTATAAACAGCAGAACAAGAACACCAAAGGCTTATCTTTATCATATAGCAACATTTTACAAAACATTCAGCCTTGAAGAAAAGGGCGAAAAGACCATTCAGGTCTGTATGGGAACTGCATGCCATGTCAAAGGTTCTGCTAAGATTCTTGATGGATTTGAACGGGAACTTAACATCAAAACAGGCGAGACAACAAAAGACAAGAAGTTCTCTCTTGAAGCAGTTGCATGTCTCGGAGCATGTTCTCTTGCACCGGTTGTCAAGATCGGAGATAATGTGTTAGGCGGTGTGCAGGTAAAGGATGTTAAAAAGATTATTAAAAATGCTGAACAGGAATAA
- a CDS encoding thermonuclease family protein, with translation MNTHHKIIIGDSRQMSSIANKSVHLIVTSPPYWQLKDYGAVNQIGYNDNYENYINNLNLVWNQCYRVLDNGCRLCVNIGDQFARSIYYGRYKVIPIRTEIIKFCESIGFDYMGAIIWQKKTTSNTTGGASLMGSYPTPRNGIISIDYEFILIFKKLGTPGKPSREIKEKSRMTKEEWKTYFSGHWNFGGAKQDGHIAVFPEELPKRLIKMFAFKEDTVLDPFLGSGTTSLAAKNLGRNSIGYEINPDFISLIKQKLHVGSGQNATFEFIKEEKIENFHEEIKKLPYIFKDFHKFDKKIDPKKLQFGSKIDRNSSTKREDYYTVKEIISPELIMLNNGLIVKLIGIREKKEINGKAMEFLKLKTKGQKVYLKFDKMKYDNNNNLMVYLYLKNRTFINAHLLKNGLADIDLVFEFKNRERFINYLKNSK, from the coding sequence ATGAATACACACCATAAAATAATTATTGGAGATAGCCGTCAGATGAGCAGTATTGCTAATAAATCTGTTCATCTGATTGTTACTTCACCACCATATTGGCAGTTAAAAGATTATGGTGCTGTTAATCAGATTGGTTATAATGATAATTACGAAAATTATATAAATAATTTAAATCTGGTATGGAACCAATGTTACAGAGTCCTTGATAACGGATGCCGATTGTGTGTGAATATTGGTGACCAATTTGCGCGGTCTATTTATTATGGCAGATATAAAGTAATACCAATAAGAACAGAAATAATCAAATTTTGCGAAAGCATCGGATTCGATTACATGGGAGCAATAATCTGGCAAAAAAAAACTACTTCAAATACTACTGGCGGAGCATCATTAATGGGGAGTTATCCAACTCCAAGAAACGGAATAATTTCTATTGATTATGAATTTATTTTAATATTTAAAAAACTTGGAACACCCGGAAAGCCCAGCAGAGAAATTAAAGAAAAGTCAAGAATGACTAAAGAGGAATGGAAAACATATTTTTCAGGGCACTGGAATTTTGGAGGAGCAAAGCAGGATGGACATATTGCAGTGTTTCCCGAAGAATTACCGAAAAGACTGATTAAGATGTTTGCATTCAAAGAAGATACTGTGCTTGATCCGTTTCTTGGAAGTGGGACAACATCCCTGGCAGCAAAAAATCTTGGTAGAAATTCAATCGGATACGAGATAAATCCAGATTTTATTTCATTAATCAAACAGAAACTGCATGTTGGAAGCGGGCAAAATGCAACTTTTGAATTTATTAAAGAAGAGAAAATTGAAAATTTTCATGAAGAGATAAAGAAGCTTCCATATATTTTTAAAGATTTCCATAAATTTGATAAAAAGATAGATCCTAAAAAACTTCAATTTGGATCAAAGATAGATAGGAATAGCTCTACAAAGAGAGAAGATTACTATACAGTTAAGGAAATAATCAGTCCAGAATTAATAATGTTAAATAACGGCTTAATTGTCAAGCTTATTGGAATAAGAGAGAAGAAAGAGATAAATGGTAAGGCAATGGAATTCTTAAAGTTGAAGACAAAGGGGCAGAAGGTATATCTTAAATTTGATAAAATGAAATATGATAATAATAATAATCTGATGGTCTATTTGTATCTTAAAAACAGGACTTTTATAAATGCTCATTTATTGAAAAATGGTCTTGCTGATATTGATTTAGTCTTTGAGTTTAAAAACAGAGAAAGATTTATTAATTATTTAAAAAACAGTAAATAG